The Anoplopoma fimbria isolate UVic2021 breed Golden Eagle Sablefish chromosome 5, Afim_UVic_2022, whole genome shotgun sequence genome contains a region encoding:
- the psme4b gene encoding proteasome activator complex subunit 4B yields the protein MPRVRSDTVGFVSQREVVYNRLLPYSGRLEVEATELLAEIKANLSRAVLLRELWPGVSFCSRRLFSFLKLYGRRFSKEDHVLFIQLLYELVTLPDLEPHMMQSYASLLIQLLKKKELLSRDDLQLPWRPLYDLYERVVYSKTEHLGLIWFPNSLDHVLKALIKSCRLYFPASSTKEMLDEWRPLLCVFDMVMQKAVSNMELFLPTIMPPEEHSQGFQLWFDELMTLWMSVQNQPSWEGHLVNLFARLANDDIGYVDWTPYIPTIFTRILRSLNLPVGVSQLVAPRYLTNSYDIGHLVLWITALLGGPGNPAQKELTCLFNSTASFYHPSNHGRWQSRLMRLLQRLPASVVRRVHRERHAAPCWITLVPECQRLTDEDLQEFTRSITGAALLAMFSKTGSTDAAYALQNLALLTPELVIPPVLEKTYAAMETLTEPHTLTATLSCMIGMARSLVSPNNHYPEGRGHVLPLLMGSLPGIDPNDFSKCMITFQFIATFTTLVPLADCSSAASQHSDLTEIERNLCFASAEFEDFVLQFLDRCFALIDSSTLEQTRDEMETDTQTHLESLVELGLSSTVSTILTQCSTEIYKMALQKVYNFASSNVFETCVSGRMVADMCRAAAKCHPAESLRLFVPHCCRVIFQITDNEELQSEDELDKELLWNLQLLSEVTRVDGEQLLRYQGDLERILSVCVRLRCKRAYTLACSLLEHTLRSLSLIYPTEYRSTSGGFDTDLPIRDWGRAGDVADLGLCWHVPGQEEENFVFQLLSRLLHPELQRIKSHVSGDQPMSREELLQSLAIVQHCLLGAGSMLPPLDGPHVSDLVSSMVNLGEIKLHIGVDYDDSRENYRESICRTMRLLLHHILEHSEDDTKSLFVIIKIISDLMFFRGTHKKEFDSRWKSFTLVKKSMENRLHGKKQHIRALLIDRVLLQHEMRKLVVEGSAYKVIHQELLCDLLLLSTSTYSQVRSRAQHVLMTALGTFSFSYRDLIPRILQLLSPQHTNGTQQQFKGALYCLVGLHSGPCPPIARDWDCVGEVWPALVRCGLSPSMTSEERSIGGLLDDLTDRIHRQHDTIGIFFTVSESCVEIANHIMQSQNPQPCLEAPSIEELKEGLQRQRIRNVVAARKYEKLVNDLLDCLEDSNLPWKFEQMATDLLALQLREDHPLPPDAVLFFTQSLTHDSICTRKVAISAMAGILKQLKHPRKKVSVKPSDISGIEDPEGVCVGDREGNRWLQYDSSNLPLSEEQWDSQPYVEKTHWGYYLWPREMMIHAASEKPKDELAYEEMSEGEKIIFEYFSDPEFIEQFIEFLSLEDRKGNDSFNPRRYCLFKGLFCNYGDVFLPLLWPHLERLASDPHESSQRCVCEITAGLIRGSKLWSFSKVDGLWQLLCPLIRTALTNVTVETYTDWGTCIATACVRPGPRKLHWLFELLMESPLSGEGGSFRAPGVLLYVLQGGLAQQQWRVSELLHRLLTYLEPKLTQVYKNVRERIGSVLTYIFMIDVALPHTRPTSSPHVAEFLTRVLERLKPLTSEPEIHNHVHEENSQQTDERTQAVKLLKTVLKWLMASAGRTFTTPVQQQLQLLPLLFKIAPVEIDESYDEMKQDARTCLSLMSQGLLYPEHIPLVLAALEEMAGSRSWHARYSVLTYLQIMVFYNLFTLLSVPAEVLRIRKLVMQLLLDEQLEVRDMAGTTLSGLLQCQFFPLDSSLQTQLQTLSQTRLPKARGELASTCVFADLVRRHAGVLGLSACILSSPYDVPDWMPQILMDLSNHLNDPQPIEMTVKKTLSEFRRTHHDNWQEHRQSFTDDQLLVLTDLLVSPCYYA from the exons ATGCCAAGAGTTAGATCTGATACCGT CGGGTTCGTCTCTCAGAGGGAGGTCGTGTATAACAGGCTGCTGCCGTACTCCGGCCGGCTGGAGGTGGAGGCCACGGAGCTGCTGGCGGAGATCAAAGCCAACCTGTCCAGAGCCGTCCTCCTCAGGGAGCTGTGGCCCGGGGTCTCCTTCTGCTCCAGGAGACTCTTCTC GTTCCTGAAGCTGTACGGCCGCAGGTTCAGCAAGGAGGACCACGTTCTCTTCATCCAGCTGCTCTATGAGTTGGTCACGCTGCCGGACCTGGAGCCTCACATGATGCAGAGCTACGCCAGCCTGCTCATTCAGCTTCTCAA GAAGAAGGAACTGCTGTCGAGGGATGACCTACAGTTGCCGTGGAGACCGCTTTATGATCTGTACGAGAGGGTGGTCTACTCCAAAACGGAGCACCTTGGACTCATCTGGTTCCCCAA CTCACTGGATCACGTTCTGAAGGCTTTGATCAAAAGCTGCAGGCT GTATTTCCCTGCATCCTCCACCAAGGAGATGCTGGATGAGTGGCGCCCCCTGCTGTGCGTGTTTGACATGGTCATGCAGAAGGCCGTCAGCAACATGGAGCTGTTCCTGCCCACCATCATGCCCCCGGAGGAGCACAGCCAGGGCTTCCA gttgtGGTTTGATGAATTAATGACTCTTTGGATGTCAGTGCAAAATCAGCCCAGCTGGGAAggg CACCTGGTCAACCTGTTTGCTCGCCTCGCCAACGATGACATCGGCTACGTGGACTGGACCCCCTATATTCCCACA ATCTTCACCAGGATCCTGCGCAGTCTGAACCTTCCTGTTGGGGTCAGTCAGCTGGTGGCTCCGCGGTATCTCACCAACTCCTACGACATCGGACACTTGGTGTTGTGGATCACAGCACTTCTG GGAGGACCAGGAAACCCTGCACAAAAGGAGCTGACCTGCCTCTTCAACAGCACTGCCTCCTTCTACCATCCGTCCAATCATGGTCGCTGGCAA TCCCGACTCATGCGTCTTCTCCAGCGGCTTCCTGCGAGCGTTGTTCGCCGCGTTCATCGGGAGCGTCAcgctgccccctgctggatcACGCTGGTTCCTGAGTGTCAACGGCTGACTGATGAAGACTTGCAGGAGTTCACCCGCAGCATCACTGGCGCCGCCCTGCTGGCCATGTTCAG taaAACCGGCAGTACGGATGCAGCCTACGCTCTTCAGAACCTGGCTCTCCTCACACCAGAACTCGTCATACCACCTGTACTGGAGAA GACCTACGCAGCGATGGAGACCTTGACGGAGCCGCACACCCTCACCGCCACGCTCAGCTGCATGATCGGCATGGCTCGCAGCCTGGTTTCACCAAACAACCATTACCCAGAGGGCCGTGGGCACGTGCTCCCACTGCTCATGGGCTCTCTGCCGGGGATTGACCCCAACGACTTCAGCAAGTGCATG ATAACGTTCCAGTTCATCGCCACCTTCACCACTCTGGTGCCTTTGGCGGATTGTTCCTCTGCTGCTTCTCAACACAGCGACCTCACAGAG ATTGAGAGAAATCTGTGTTTTGCATCAGCTGAGTTTGAAGACTTCGTTCTCCAGTTTCTGGACAG GTGTTTTGCTCTGATAGACAGCAGCACCCTGGAACAGACGAGAGATGAGATGGAGACGGATACGCAGACTCATCTGGAGAGCCTGGTGGAGCTGGGCCTGTCCTCCACTGTCAGCACCATCCTCACACAATGCTCTACGGAAATATACaag ATGGCGCTGCAGAAGGTGTATAACTTTGCCTCCTCCAACGTCTTTGAGACGTGTGTGTCGGGAAGGATGGTGGCTGACATGTGCAGAGCTGCAGCGAAG tgtcATCCAGCTGAGTCTCTCCGTCTGTTCGTCCCTCACTGCTGCAGAGTCATTTTCCAAATTACTGACA atgaggAGCTGCAGAGTGAAGACGAGCTGGATAAGGAGCTGTTGTGGAATCTCCAGCTGCTCTCCGAG gTAACTCGTGTGGATGGTGAACAGCTGTTGAGATACCAGGGGGACCTGGAGCGGatcctgagtgtgtgtgtgcgtctgcgCTGTAAACGTGCCTACACACTGGCCTGCAGTCTGCTGGAGCACACCCTCCGCTCGCTGTCCCTCATCTACCCCACCGAGTACCGCAGCACCTCTGGAGGCTTTGACACTGACCTCCCCATACGG GACTGGGGCAGAGCTGGAGATGTGGCAGACCTGGGTTTGTGTTGGCACGTACCTGGTCAGGAAGAGGAGAACTTTGTTTTCCAGCTGTTGTCCCGCCTCCTGCACCCTGAGCTGCAGCGAATCAAGAGCCACGTCTCTGGAGATCAGCCAATGAGCAG GGAGGAGCTGTTGCAGAGTCTTGCTATCGTGCAGCACTGCCTTCTTGGAGCTGGAAGCATGCTGCCCCCTCTGGATGGGCCGCACGTATCTGACCT CGTGTCCTCCATGGTAAATCTGGGGGAGATCAAGCTGCATATAGGTGTGGACTACG ATGATTCACGGGAGAACTACAGAGAGTCCATCTGCCGAACCATGAGACTGCTGCTAC ATCACATCCTGGAGCACTCAGAAGATGACACAAAGTCCCTCTTCGTCATCATTAAG ATCATCAGTGACCTCATGTTTTTCCGCGGTACTCACAAGAAGGAGTTTGACTCACGTTGGAAAAGCTTCACTCTTGTCAAGAAGTCCATGGAAAACAGG CTTCACGGGAAGAAGCAGCACATCAGAGCTCTGCTCATCGACCGGGTTCTCCTCCAGCACGAG ATGAGGAAGCTGGTGGTTGAGGGCAGTGCATACAAAGTGATTCATCAGGAGCTGCTCTGtgatctgctgctgctttctaCCAGCACCTACAGCCAG GTACGCAGCAGGGCCCAGCATGTACTCATGACTGCACTGGGAACTTTTAGTTTCTCCTACAGAGACCTGATTCCCAGAATCCTGCAACTGCTCTCACCACAACACACCAATGgcacacagcagcagtttaag GGTGCTCTGTACTGCCTGGTGGGTCTGCACAGTGGTCCCTGTCCGCCCATAGCGAGGGACTGGGACTGTGTTGGGGAGGTGTGGCCCGCCCTGGTCCGCTGTGGCCTGTCGCCCTCCATGACCTCGGAGGAGCGGTCCATCGGCGGACTGCTCGACGACTTAACCGACCGCATCCATCGGCAGCACGACACCATAGGGATCTTTTTCACT GTGTCAGAGTCATGTGTTGAGATAGCCAATCACATCATGCAGTCTCAAAATCCCCAGCCCTGTTTGGAGGCCCCGTCCATAGAGGAGCTGAAAGAGGGGCTTCAGCGTCAGAGAATCAGAAACGTGGTTGCTGCAAG GAAATATGAGAAGCTGGTCAATGATCTCTTGGACTGCCTTGAGGACAGTAACTT accCTGGAAGTTTGAGCAGATGGCCACAGACCTGTTGGCCCTCCAGCTGAGAGAAGATCACCCACTCCCCCCCGACGCCGTCCTCTTCTTCACACAGAGCCTCACACATGACTCCATCTGCACAcgcaag gTGGCGATCTCAGCCATGGCCGGCATCCTAAAACAGCTGAAGCATCCGAGAAAGAAAGTGTCTGTGAAGCCGTCAGACATCA GTGGTATCGAGGATCCAGAGGGGGTGTGTGTCGGGGACCGAGAGGGGAATCGCTGGCTGCAGTACGACAGCAGCAACCTCCCTCTGAGTGAGGAGCAGTGGGACTCTCAGCCCTACGTGGAGAAGACACACTGGGGCTACTACCTGTGGCCGAG AGAAATGATGATCCATGCAGCTTCAGAAAAGCCCAAAGATGAGCTGGCGTATGAGGAGATGAGCGAG GGAGAGAAGATCATCTTTGAATATTTCTCAGACCCAGAGTTTATCGAGCAGTTCATAGAGTTTCTCTCTCTGGAGGATCGCAAAGGAAACGACAGCTTCAACCCTCGACGctactgtctctttaag GGGCTGTTCTGTAACTATGGAGACGTGTTCCTGCCGTTACTCTGGCCTCACCTCGAGCGGCTCGCCAGCGACCCCCACGAGAGCTCCCAGCGCTGCGTGTGTGAGATCACTGCAGGACTCATCAGAGGCAGCAAACTGTGGAGCTTCAGCAAG gtgGACGGGCTGTGGCAGCTCTTGTGCCCTCTGATCAGGACAGCATTGACCAACGTCACAGTGGAGACCTACACAGACTGGGGCACCTGCATCGCCACGGCCTGTGTGA GGCCGGGACCCCGGAAGCTCCACTGGCTGTTTGAGCTGCTGATGGAGAGCCCACTGAGCGGAGAGGGCGGCTCCTTCAGGGcgccaggtgt cctgcTGTATGTGCTGCAGGGAGGCCTGGCCCAGCAGCAGTGGAGGgtctctgagctgctgcacaGGCTGCTCACCTACCTGGAGCCCAAACTCACCCAGGTGTACAAGAACGTGAGGGAGCGCATCGGAAG tgTCCTGACCTATATCTTCATGATAGACGTGGCCCTGCCCCACACCCggcccacctcctccccccacgTGGCAGAGTTCCTCACTCGGGTCCTGGAGCGGCTCAAGCCCCTCACGTCAGAACCGGAGATCCACAACCACGTCCACGAGGAGAACAGCCAGCAGACGGACGAGCGCACCCAGGCTGTGAAGCTGCTGAAGACGG TGTTGAAATGGTTGATGGCGAGTGCAGGCCGAACCTTTACCACTCCTGTTCAGCAGCAACTGCAGCTCCTGCCTCTactcttcaaa ATCGCCCCGGTGGAGATTGATGAGAGCTATGATGAGATGAAGCAGGATGCTCGcacgtgtctctctctcatgtccCAGGGCCTGCTGTATCCTGAGCACATCCCTCTGGTTCTGGCAGCGCTGGAAGAG ATGGCGGGCAGCAGATCGTGGCATGCACGCTACTCAGTACTGACCTACCTCCAGATCATGGTGTTCTacaacctgttcaccctgctcAGTGTGCCCGCCGAGGTGCTCCGCATCCGAAAGCTGGTGATGCAGCTGCTGCTTGATGAGCAGCTGGAG